In Rhizobium gallicum bv. gallicum R602sp, the following proteins share a genomic window:
- a CDS encoding ParA family protein — translation MGRIYAAVSSKGGAGKTTLVTLIAGEYALRGGRVLLIDADGRLNLTGWWKLCHSKENVPENIDVVIAASHRSIEAEILRSSVSFDVIIIDAPGVDSTVQETIIGSSELVLSPIQPGIKEIEAAGQAAASVNEINDRGGLDIMHLNVRTRITVPGRNLEAYRYVRPFVAGLQEAGYQTALLDTELFERNVYREIQNGLGTLQMQELTDPVRKARLEVQTLVDEIESKRGGQKGAAR, via the coding sequence ATGGGCAGGATCTATGCCGCTGTGAGCAGCAAGGGCGGAGCCGGCAAGACGACACTGGTCACCTTGATCGCGGGCGAATACGCGCTGCGTGGCGGGCGGGTGCTTTTGATTGACGCCGACGGCAGGCTCAACCTGACCGGCTGGTGGAAACTTTGCCACAGCAAGGAGAACGTGCCGGAAAATATCGATGTCGTCATTGCGGCCTCGCATCGATCAATTGAGGCGGAGATCTTGCGTTCAAGTGTGAGTTTCGACGTGATCATCATCGATGCGCCAGGCGTCGACAGCACGGTGCAGGAAACGATCATCGGTTCCTCCGAACTCGTTCTGTCTCCCATTCAACCCGGCATCAAGGAGATCGAGGCGGCCGGACAGGCTGCGGCGAGCGTCAACGAAATCAACGATCGTGGCGGCTTGGACATCATGCACCTGAATGTCAGAACACGGATTACCGTGCCCGGACGCAACCTTGAAGCCTATCGCTATGTCCGACCCTTCGTCGCAGGCCTGCAGGAGGCTGGTTACCAGACAGCCCTTCTCGATACCGAGCTGTTCGAGCGCAACGTTTATCGGGAAATTCAAAACGGGCTCGGGACGCTGCAGATGCAGGAACTGACCGATCCTGTGAGAAAGGCCCGGCTGGAAGTGCAGACCCTTGTGGACGAAATCGAGAGCAAGCGCGGCGGCCAAAAGGGAGCTGCAAGGTGA